In the genome of Magnolia sinica isolate HGM2019 chromosome 2, MsV1, whole genome shotgun sequence, one region contains:
- the LOC131224438 gene encoding mitogen-activated protein kinase kinase kinase 17-like, whose protein sequence is MAGKYSNSLRQMEWVKGNAVGSGSFGTVNLAMNKSNGELFAVKSASSGSGFQSLENEADILKNLNSPYIVRYLGHDVSDEANGEQTFNLFMEFMAGGSLSDITKKFGGALDESVIRSYTRGILHGLAYLHRSRIVHCDLKCKNVLLGSSGDIRLADFGGAKRLNSSKANTNSKNFWQSMCGTPLWMAPEVLRNEGLDFASDIWSLGCTVIEMATGSPWGDEVSNPMAAVYKIACSDETPQLPPNFSAEGLDFLRKCLQRNPTSRWSSEELLSHPFVSGNTSGKYSSKEYAYSPTSVLDDRGWESDGSESPIAEELPARMPFLKRCTKEERQMTKHQTQIDIAASEWVDVRSG, encoded by the coding sequence ATGGCGGGAAAATATTCGAACTCTCTTCGACAAATGGAGTGGGTAAAGGGGAATGCAGTTGGGTCTGGATCCTTCGGCACTGTCAACTTGGCCATGAACAAATCCAATGGCGAGCTCTTCGCTGTCAAATCTGCTTCATCCGGGTCAGGGTTTCAATCACTGGAGAATGAGGCAGACATCCTAAAGAACCTCAATTCGCCATACATCGTCCGGTACCTTGGGCATGATGTTTCAGATGAAGCAAATGGCGAGCAGACATTCAACCTCTTCATGGAATTCATGGCTGGGGGCAGCCTGTCCGACATCACAAAGAAGTTCGGTGGTGCTCTTGATGAGTCCGTCATCCGGTCGTACACCCGTGGGATCCTCCATGGGCTTGCATACTTGCACAGGAGCAGGATTGTGCATTGTGATCTCAAATGCAAGAATGTGCTCTTGGGCTCATCTGGAGACATCAGGCTGGCAGATTTTGGTGGCGCCAAGAGGCTGAATTCTTCAAAAGCCAACACAAATTCAAAGAACTTCTGGCAATCCATGTGCGGCACTCCCCTGTGGATGGCACCTGAAGTcctgagaaatgaagggctagacTTTGCTTCCGACATCTGGTCTCTGGGATGCACGGTTATTGAAATGGCCACTGGGAGTCCTTGGGGTGACGAGGTCTCAAACCCAATGGCAGCTGTCTATAAGATTGCATGCAGCGATGAAACCCCTCAATTACCACCCAACTTTTCTGCAGAAGGGTTGGACTTCTTGAGGAAATGCTTGCAAAGGAAcccaacatcaaggtggagcagCGAAGAATTGCTTAGCCATCCTTTTGTTTCTGGGAACACATCTGGAAAGTATTCATCAAAGGAGTATGCCTACTCACCAACAAGTGTACTCGATGACCGAGGATGGGAATCAGATGGATCCGAATCTCCAATTGCAGAAGAGCTTCCAGCACGTATGCCATTCTTGAAAAGGTGCACAAAAGAAGAGAGGCAGATGACAAAGCACCAAACACAGATCGATATTGCAGCATCAGAGTGGGTTGACGTTAGATCAGGTTGA